The following is a genomic window from Methylomarinum vadi.
ATGGCTCGACCTGAACATTATTGAGCTTCTCGTTCAAGTCGATGGCAGGTTGTTTACCCTTTACATTGATGGTGGTTTGGCCCGAATAACCCCCTTGATAAAACTGACTGATCGACTGTTGCGTTTTGAGTAAGCCGTTCGCCGCATTCAATTTCAGCTTGATATCCTGCATTTTCAGATTGTTGATTTTCAGACGGCCAATTGTCAGTTCGCCGTTGGCATTCAAGCCACGTAAGGTTTCAACCGGTAATAACGCGGCTCCTGCCGCCGCTGCTGCTGCCGGAGTCGACGCCGGCTTAGCGGATTTATCCGCTTGCTTCTCTTGTTTCGAGGGCAGATAACGGTCGGCATCGATGGCATCCAGATTCAGATTGAAGGCGAGCGCCGATGAAGCAAAATTATTGATGTCGACGAAACCTTTTAGGGTGCTATCATCCAGTTTGACCAACAACTCACGGATCGCTGCCGAATTTTTCGTGGCCTGCAGATTGAAATCCACTTTCAATCTACTTAAGGCATTACTATCCTGCATGGCGGGAAGCGCAATATCCATTTTCCGCAAAAATTCCGCCAAATTTAATTCGCTGATACTGACAGGTCCGGAAAAAACCGGTTTGTCTTTGATATTGGTCCCTTTGATATCGGCATTGACAGTTAAAGCCCCACTTCTCAGTCTCAATTGCATCACGTCCAGAGTCTGTGCAGCCAGATCCAATGCCACATCGGAGCGCAGATTGGCTTGCAATGTGCCGCCAGGAATGCTTTTACCGCTAGATTCACTGTCCAACTTCAGGTTATTGAGTTTAATATTATTCAGTTTTTCATTGATGACGAGATCGGTAATGAAAGCGATGTTCTCGGTCAATTGCGGTTCTTTGTTAATCAACGTCAAAGACAGATCTATTGTCATCGGCTCGTCGAAAGCCAGTTCGTCGGTTTCCAGATTGAAATCCTTGATTTCGACATGCTTCGCGGCCTGTTGATCATCCCAAACAATGCTGGCGTTTTCGACCGATAGTCCTCCGATCGCCAACGCGGCCAAGGCATCGCTCGGCGCGGCTTCGGCTTCTTTTTCCTTGGCTGGCTGCTCAGCCTTTTCGCTTTTCCCGTCTTTTGCCGACACCAAATCGTCCCAGTTGCTGACGCCTTGTTTGTTTTTGGCCAAATTGAGAGCCAGACCTTTTAACACGATACGGCTGACTTCCACTTTCTTAGACAACA
Proteins encoded in this region:
- a CDS encoding AsmA family protein; translated protein: MGKLLKVLFTVIASFILLIIVAAVVLPLVIDPNDFKPQIQTVVKDNTGRELNIEGNLDLSVFPWIGVSTGKLSLSNAPGFDGKPFALIEASDIKVKLLPLLSKKVEVSRIVLKGLALNLAKNKQGVSNWDDLVSAKDGKSEKAEQPAKEKEAEAAPSDALAALAIGGLSVENASIVWDDQQAAKHVEIKDFNLETDELAFDEPMTIDLSLTLINKEPQLTENIAFITDLVINEKLNNIKLNNLKLDSESSGKSIPGGTLQANLRSDVALDLAAQTLDVMQLRLRSGALTVNADIKGTNIKDKPVFSGPVSISELNLAEFLRKMDIALPAMQDSNALSRLKVDFNLQATKNSAAIRELLVKLDDSTLKGFVDINNFASSALAFNLNLDAIDADRYLPSKQEKQADKSAKPASTPAAAAAAGAALLPVETLRGLNANGELTIGRLKINNLKMQDIKLKLNAANGLLKTQQSISQFYQGGYSGQTTINVKGKQPAIDLNEKLNNVQVEPLLQDLQQGGDVRMTGVVNANAKLQAYGNSTAAIKSTLNGNIDFKFSDGVVRGFNLQKMIDNTKALIEGSPLPSENKNDQTVFSEISGSANINNGLVRNDDLQALSSRLRVDGNGSANLVTEQLDYKINAKLIKKATQDQPEKVKAIPLILKIGGNFSKPSYTLDIPAMLLEKNKDKIEKKKEEVLQKLDEKLGPGVGDMLKGFFK